A single genomic interval of Salinarchaeum sp. IM2453 harbors:
- a CDS encoding 3-hydroxyacyl-CoA dehydrogenase/enoyl-CoA hydratase family protein: MSSDINTVTVLGAGNMGHGIAEVAALGGYDVNLRDISEELVQEGYEQIEWSVGKFAEKGQLSDDEAKATLDRIETYVDLESSVSDTDLVIEAVPEKMSIKKEVYEEVDASAPDHAILASNTSTLSITELASVTTRPERVCGMHFFNPPVRMPLVEVVAGEQTDDEVLSTAESLAEEMDKTPVLVRKDVPGFIVNRILVPLLNEAAWLVEEGKTTVSEVDSTTKFGLGLPMGTFELADQVGIDIVVDVLNYMHTELGEAYRPAPLLVDKVENEQLGQKTGEGFYTYEEDGVEIPSDQQSESIKHKLVAVAANELAKLVEADVASTSEIDQALMLGAAFPQGPSQIAEDVGYDTLFEVLQESATDTNRPQHQPSPLLKQWGANNQDQSSTTEDSTYDTLEITYPADGVAQLTLDRPHQLNVINMQVLDDLDTAIEELEDDSDTRTVVLASNGDRAFCAGADIKDLMGDPDPFDASELSEYGQQVFGKLRSASMPVIAAVDGACFGGGMELVICADLCVAEDAAKFGQPEHDLGILPAWGGTQRLRQIVGDRRAREIIFTTNQYDPETMVEYGFVNEVVDNSLEAAVDLAEEMAAGPPLAQAATKRVMNIGFKDYEAGLKAEADAFGLLWTTDDAQEGVTAFLNDRDPDFDGS; the protein is encoded by the coding sequence ATGAGTAGCGATATCAATACTGTTACTGTTCTTGGTGCCGGTAATATGGGTCACGGAATTGCTGAAGTAGCTGCCCTTGGCGGCTATGATGTTAATCTACGAGATATTTCCGAGGAACTTGTTCAAGAGGGGTATGAGCAGATTGAGTGGAGCGTCGGTAAGTTCGCTGAGAAGGGCCAGTTATCAGATGATGAGGCCAAAGCGACGCTTGATCGAATCGAGACATATGTTGATCTGGAGTCATCTGTCAGTGATACTGATCTCGTCATCGAAGCTGTCCCTGAGAAAATGTCTATTAAAAAAGAAGTATATGAAGAGGTAGATGCCAGTGCTCCTGACCATGCAATACTAGCATCAAATACATCGACACTCTCAATTACCGAACTTGCATCTGTGACTACTCGGCCAGAGCGGGTCTGTGGTATGCATTTCTTTAATCCTCCTGTCCGGATGCCGCTTGTAGAAGTTGTTGCTGGCGAGCAAACTGATGATGAAGTCCTCTCAACAGCTGAGTCTTTAGCTGAGGAGATGGACAAAACACCGGTTCTGGTCCGTAAAGATGTGCCCGGTTTTATTGTTAACCGGATTCTTGTCCCTCTGCTGAATGAGGCTGCATGGCTTGTTGAGGAAGGAAAGACAACCGTAAGTGAAGTAGACAGTACAACAAAGTTCGGATTAGGTTTACCGATGGGTACGTTTGAATTGGCCGACCAAGTTGGAATTGATATCGTTGTTGATGTACTCAATTATATGCATACAGAACTCGGTGAAGCGTATAGACCGGCTCCTCTCCTGGTTGACAAAGTTGAAAATGAGCAGCTTGGTCAGAAAACAGGAGAAGGATTCTATACCTACGAAGAGGATGGTGTGGAAATCCCTTCTGACCAGCAAAGTGAATCTATAAAACACAAGCTTGTCGCGGTTGCTGCGAATGAGCTCGCCAAACTGGTTGAGGCTGATGTAGCTTCGACCTCAGAAATCGATCAAGCATTGATGCTCGGGGCAGCATTCCCTCAAGGCCCGTCTCAGATTGCTGAGGATGTTGGGTATGATACGCTATTTGAAGTTCTTCAAGAAAGTGCTACTGATACAAACCGCCCTCAACATCAACCGTCTCCATTGCTAAAACAATGGGGTGCAAATAACCAAGACCAATCTTCTACGACAGAAGACTCGACCTATGATACTCTTGAGATCACATACCCTGCTGATGGAGTTGCTCAACTCACACTTGACAGACCACACCAACTCAATGTCATTAACATGCAGGTACTTGATGATCTTGACACAGCAATTGAAGAGCTTGAAGACGATTCAGATACAAGAACTGTTGTTCTTGCAAGTAACGGTGATCGGGCATTCTGCGCTGGTGCGGATATCAAGGATCTAATGGGTGATCCTGATCCGTTTGATGCATCTGAATTATCTGAGTACGGACAGCAAGTCTTCGGGAAACTCCGATCTGCTTCAATGCCTGTAATAGCTGCCGTTGATGGTGCTTGCTTTGGTGGCGGCATGGAGCTCGTTATTTGTGCCGACCTCTGTGTCGCTGAGGATGCAGCTAAATTTGGACAACCAGAACATGATTTGGGTATTCTCCCAGCTTGGGGAGGAACACAGCGCCTACGGCAAATTGTCGGAGATCGGCGCGCTCGAGAGATTATCTTTACAACTAACCAATATGATCCGGAAACGATGGTTGAATATGGCTTTGTAAACGAGGTTGTTGATAATTCGCTGGAAGCAGCGGTCGACTTAGCAGAGGAGATGGCTGCAGGTCCTCCATTAGCTCAAGCGGCTACTAAGAGAGTAATGAATATTGGGTTCAAGGATTACGAGGCTGGTTTGAAAGCTGAAGCAGATGCATTTGGGTTGCTTTGGACAACAGATGATGCCCAAGAGGGTGTTACCGCATTTCTCAATGACCGTGACCCTGACTTTGATGGGTCATAA
- a CDS encoding heterodisulfide reductase-related iron-sulfur binding cluster: MNVVLSTDGATRETFETISSTGQVVFYVLSALAVIAFVYGVYLRVQRYTQGGEDWFNRLSVAADRIKEGSVTIASNQNQFDRDWFAGAMHAFVMTGFLVLFIATSILFIDEGVREIASSFWVGDFYLSYQFVVDAFGLLFVVGILMAMHRRYFVKSTRLWDRHTNREDDVFIFALLAIGVTGFLLEGLRIYINGIPSHEAVSFVGYSIALAIDAGASISVLIGAETAHWGIWWIHTIVSLAFIAWIPYSKPFHMLSSAASILTKDEKAGKRLPGVPADIDADTGVTSIDDLSWRELLEQDACTKCGRCSAVCPAKSSGRPLDPRNVILDLKQHRDSGDDSTPIIADGGAVIDSTTMESCMACMACMDACPVEIEHLKSFTHLNRQLVEDGEIDPNVQDVFEQVMRNGNTLGEQQRKRADWANDIDVEPADARSTDVEYLWYVGDRPSFDDRNKKLAKSLAKIFDQAGISWGILYEDERYNGNDIRRLGEELLFLELAGHHVEQFEKCDPDTIVCTDPHSFNTFKNEYPEVDFTPYADDPMMPFDVEGYWNEDGEVDVAHWTQVVADLMEDDKIDIDTTIDRDVTFHDPCHLGRYNEVYNAPRELIETIGCELYEMPRNREDSYCCGGGGGGLWLDPPQDEKASEDRLTEALDETDGPVDTFVVTCPLCVTMYEDGRKTGGFEEEIDVVGLSELVAEAVDDSTPSKT; encoded by the coding sequence ATGAATGTCGTGTTATCGACTGACGGGGCGACTCGGGAAACATTCGAGACAATTTCTAGCACCGGCCAAGTCGTCTTTTATGTCCTCTCAGCACTTGCAGTAATTGCGTTCGTATACGGCGTATATCTGCGGGTACAGCGCTACACACAGGGAGGAGAAGACTGGTTTAATCGACTGAGTGTTGCTGCAGATCGAATCAAGGAAGGTAGTGTCACGATAGCATCGAATCAAAATCAATTTGACCGTGACTGGTTTGCTGGAGCAATGCACGCCTTTGTGATGACTGGATTTCTCGTTTTGTTTATTGCGACCAGCATTCTGTTTATCGATGAAGGAGTTCGGGAGATAGCTAGCTCATTTTGGGTCGGTGATTTTTATCTTTCATACCAATTCGTGGTCGATGCATTTGGGTTGTTGTTCGTTGTGGGGATTCTAATGGCAATGCATCGTCGGTACTTTGTCAAATCAACCCGACTTTGGGATCGCCATACAAACAGAGAAGATGATGTCTTTATTTTTGCTCTACTCGCAATTGGCGTGACCGGATTCTTATTGGAAGGACTTCGGATTTATATCAATGGCATCCCATCTCATGAGGCTGTGAGCTTCGTTGGCTATTCAATTGCATTAGCAATTGATGCAGGCGCAAGTATTTCTGTTCTAATAGGAGCAGAGACTGCACATTGGGGAATTTGGTGGATCCATACGATTGTTTCACTGGCGTTTATCGCGTGGATTCCATACTCAAAGCCCTTCCACATGCTTTCATCAGCAGCTTCGATACTTACAAAAGATGAGAAAGCCGGAAAGCGTCTTCCAGGCGTGCCAGCGGATATTGATGCAGATACAGGGGTGACATCAATTGACGATCTGTCATGGAGAGAGTTGCTTGAACAAGATGCGTGTACGAAATGTGGGCGCTGTTCGGCAGTGTGTCCTGCGAAGTCATCTGGACGGCCATTGGATCCTAGGAATGTCATTCTCGATCTCAAGCAACACCGTGATTCGGGGGATGACTCAACACCAATCATTGCTGATGGAGGAGCAGTTATTGACTCAACGACAATGGAATCGTGTATGGCATGTATGGCATGTATGGATGCATGTCCGGTTGAAATTGAACATCTAAAATCGTTCACGCATCTAAACAGACAGTTGGTAGAAGATGGTGAGATTGATCCAAATGTTCAGGACGTTTTTGAACAGGTGATGCGTAATGGAAATACGCTGGGAGAACAGCAACGGAAGCGGGCTGATTGGGCTAATGACATAGATGTTGAGCCAGCGGACGCTAGATCCACTGATGTTGAATATCTCTGGTACGTCGGCGATCGTCCAAGCTTCGATGACCGAAATAAGAAGCTTGCTAAGTCGCTTGCCAAAATTTTCGACCAAGCAGGAATCAGCTGGGGTATACTCTATGAGGACGAGCGATACAACGGAAACGATATTCGGCGCCTCGGAGAAGAACTTCTCTTTTTAGAACTCGCTGGGCATCATGTAGAACAGTTTGAAAAATGTGACCCAGATACAATCGTTTGTACTGATCCTCATTCATTTAACACGTTCAAAAATGAGTATCCGGAGGTTGATTTCACACCGTATGCAGATGACCCAATGATGCCATTTGACGTTGAAGGTTATTGGAATGAAGACGGCGAGGTGGATGTCGCTCACTGGACACAGGTTGTGGCAGATCTTATGGAAGATGACAAGATAGATATCGATACGACGATTGACCGTGACGTGACATTCCACGACCCGTGCCATCTTGGAAGATACAACGAGGTATACAATGCACCACGAGAACTGATAGAAACAATTGGCTGTGAACTGTATGAAATGCCCCGTAACCGAGAGGATAGCTACTGTTGTGGTGGCGGTGGTGGCGGACTCTGGCTTGATCCGCCACAGGATGAAAAGGCAAGCGAGGATCGGTTAACTGAAGCGTTGGATGAAACAGATGGACCTGTGGACACGTTCGTCGTCACGTGTCCACTGTGCGTAACGATGTACGAAGACGGTCGGAAAACAGGAGGATTTGAGGAAGAGATTGACGTTGTTGGCCTATCCGAGTTAGTCGCCGAAGCAGTTGACGATTCGACTCCTTCGAAAACATAA